The DNA sequence TAAAAGATCGTATGATTAGTAAATTTGGACAGCGTTCAGAACAATTTCCGGGCGCCGGTGGTATTGTCAACGATATTCTTACAGCCATTTTCTCATCAGAACGCTGGTTCATTCCAAAAAGATCATTCTTATTTGGCAATTCGTTATTAGTGTATGCAAAGATAAATTGCAGTCGATAAACCGATTTGTTGCTTTTCTCTGGACTTATTTGACACCCTATTCCCTATTATGTTCTCTATCCTTCATCCTATCAAAATTCTACTCCGTGGAGTATTCCGCTCCTAATAGGGCCGATAGCCTCTGATAGACGAGTCCTGTCTTGAAGCCGCCAAAGAACGACTCAGCCACCGCGTTGTCCCACCAGTCACCCATCCGCGCATCCGTACCGCTACACGCCGACAGCTCACCAACCGGCCCCACGATCCTGGAGCTCAACAGCGCTCTTCGGACTGCCCGCTCGTCCCTTATGGACCTCGAAAACCGACTGCCTCTGTCGCCCCAGAACCTTCCGGCTCGGCGGACGCTTGCTCCAGGCGTATGTCAAGAATCTAACAGTTCTTTGAGACGATGGCCGGGGCTTTTGAGATATCCCGCTCCTTGCGGGCATCCTCCGACTCCCGGCGCAGACTGCGGTTCTCCTCCTCCAGTGGTTTCGTTTGTGTTGTGCCCGAAAAGCTTCCACCGCGTCTGTCAGTAACGAACTGCGCCAAGCCCCTACTCTCTCCCTGGTATAACTTATCTCACGCTCTACAGAACAATAGCCTTTGTCTGAACTGTCTGCCTGTCTCACTGCTTTACGCTTGAACTCTGAGTCATATTGCTTCCGCTGTTACTCGCTCATGCATTCACCTACCCCCAAATAACTTGGGCTCTGGAGGCGTCCACTGTTTCGGGGATGCTTCAGCCTGGCCGCATTGTTCCGCGGGCCGAGGATAAGCCGGAAAAATCCGCTGCCTCGGCTACGTTTGGGACAGAAACGGCAAAAAAGCAATGGGAGGGGAGATATAAGCGAGACAAAAGAGCCGAATGCTCTGATCGGCACATTCCGGCAATCTTATCCCTGGCCGGGGAGGACGACTTGTGGCGGTGTCCCGGCTGGCGGCGCCTGAAAAAACCCCCGGCGCGGTTCTCCGCGCCGGGGGTAGTCCTGCCTCTCGGATTACCGGGCTCAGAATCCGAACGACATGGTGAAGAAATTGTCGGCGGACAGACGGCCCTTGTTCTTGTAGGCGTAGTTGAAACAAATCTTGCGGGTGCCGAAAATCCTCTGCACGCCACCGCCGATGCTGAACCCACGGAACGCCCCATCGTCGTTGCCGTAGTACTCGTAACCGAACTGATCGGACTTGTCGTCGAACTCGTCGGTCTGGAACATCCAGCCGGTGCGGATGGCGAACGAGAGGAACGGATCGTAGCTGTAGTTCATCTCGGTGCCCGCGGCGTAGCTCAGCGGGATGTAGCTGGGCCTGAGCATCTCGGCCGTGGCCAGCCAGTTCACTTTCTCACTCGACAGGAGGCTGTAGGAGAGCGCCATCTTGACCGAGGAGGGCAGGCGGTAGGTGTGGGTGCGCAGCATCATGTAGCGCTCGCCGCGCTCGGCGATGGAATAGGGATCGGTGCTGAAATCCTGGTAGCCGCTGGGCATACCGCCCTCGCGGTCCTCGGCTCCCACCGCCCGGATCAGGTTCGGCCCGCCCATGGTGATGTTGGTCCCCAGGTTCTGGATGGCGAAAGCGAACTTGATCTCGCGTTCCATGAACTCGGTGTGGTAGATCGCCCCGGCGTCGATGGCGAAAGCGTTGCCGCCGATGTTGTTCATCACGTCCTGGTGAATGTATTTCAGGTTAAGGCCGCCGGTGAAGCGGTCGCTGAAATTATAGGCCAGCGACCCGCCCATCTGGAAATCGTAGGCACGGAACATCGATCCCGTGCCGCCCGGGTTGGCCACGGTGGTGATCTCCATGTCCGGGATGTCCAGGTAGCCGAAGAACCCTCCCACCACCACGTTGCCGTCCGCTATCGGGAAAGCCGCGGCGGCGAAGGAATAGTTCAGGTCCATGGTGTAGTCCACCACGGTGAGCATGACTTCCTTTTTCTGCAGGAAACCCAGCCCGGCCGGGTTCCACCACACGGCGCTGATATCGTCGACCGTCGCGGTGTAAGCACCGCCCATGCCGATCCCGCGCGCCCCGACCGGGATGGTCAGGAACTCGGCCGCCCGCACCCCGACGAACGAGGAATTGTTCAGCCGTCCCTGCCCGAGGTACTTGTCGAGGCCGCTGTATTCCTGTTGCGGGACGCCCTGGGCAGCCAGCGGCATAGCGGCCAGCAGCAGCAGGAGCACGCCCGCCCGAATGGCCTGTCCGGCCATCGCTTTTCTCATATTCAACCTCCGTTCAAACGGCGAGGAAAGTAGTTGCGCGATTGTTGCCCGCATCGGATGCCTCCCGGCTCAGTTGATGACATAGAATTTGCCGGTGTAGGTTTTCCCTCGCTCATCCGTCACATGGAAGAAATACAGGCCGCTGGCCACGGTCTGGCCGAAACGGTTGCGCATGTTCCAGGCCTCGGTGCCGCCGTGGTTGTCGTAACCCGTGTATTCGTTCGGCTGGTTCAGGGTCAGACGGTCCCAGTCGGTGTAGTTGCCCCAGCCGAACCGGTTGACCCCGATATGGTTCAGGACGTTGACCAGGTTGCCGCCCAGCGAGTAGATACGGATCGTGCACTTGGCGGGGAGGTTGACGAACTCGATGCGCTTGTTGTCGGGCGTCAGGTCAAGGAACGAGGAGCCGACATAGGGATTGGGCACCACCCGGATCTTGCTCAGGTCGGCGTCCTCCGGGTTCACGCTCGAGGGTGTGATCTTGATCTCCCACTTGTCCCCCGGGAAAGCCATGTCCGGAATCTGGGTAAAAACAGTCTGGTTGTCGTTCCATGAGCCGTAGGCGTTGTCTATCACCCAGACCGTCCCGGCCGCGGGCATCGTGATCCCGTCGCCGCCGTCACGCTTCACCGTCCAGAGCAGGCCGTTCAGGAATAGCCCGAACTGCTCGATATTATCCGCCGGCAGCGTAGCGTCCATCTTCACCGTGCGCTCGCTCTTGGGCAGACGATCGACGAAGGCCTCGTTATAGTAGGCGCCGTTGGCGCCGGTGCCGAACTGGGCGATGTCGCCACCGTAGCCGGCCTTGGTCTGGAAGCCCCAGCCCCGCTCATCCGGATAGTCCACCTTGTTCACCGTAGCCCCGCCGCGGGTCATGTCCTTCACCTCCACGGTCAGGTTGCCGCCCCCAGCGTCTTTCCAGGTCACCTGGAAGCGCCCGGCGCGGGTGGTGTACAGGTTGCTGGGAGAGGTTCCGGGACGGGGAGTGCACCAGCGGGTGCTCAGGACTTCCAGGTCCCCGCCGTTGTAGCCGCCCGGATCGGCGTGCATGTACAGGCCTATGTAATTGCCCCGGCCCGACATCCCGTCGAAGGTGAACTTGAAGCTGTAGTTGACCCCCGAGCCGTCCACCGGGCCGGAGACGCTGAACACCGGCTGGTCATCCCCCCCGCCGTACACGGTGGTGGTGGTGCTTTCGTAGCCCCCGTCGACCAGGGTCAGCGTGTTGTCCACGGCCATGCGGTTGCCGGTGCAACCCTGGTCGTAGACCAATCGGTCCTTGACTGTCAGGTAGATTGTCTTTTCCGCGGCCAGACGCTCGTTGTTCACCGGGGTGAAATTCACCTCGTAGAACGGCAGCGGGACCAGGTCCATCGGCGGGTCGGTCAGGCTGCCGTCGCCCGGGCCGGTGAGCATGACATTGCTCGCCACCTCGGGACTGGAGCCATCCACGGCGATGAAACGGATCTGGCTCACCTCTGCCGCCTTGAAATTGCTGGCCTCGCTGCGCGGCACGACCGTGTAGAGGCCGGACTCGCCGGGACGGTTCCAGACTTTGGCGCTGGAGGTGTCAGGCAGGCTGAACTCGTTACCCGTGGCCACGTCGATGTTCCGGTCGTACGGCACCAGGGCGTACCAGACCCGCAGACCGTTGCGCAGACGGTAATAGGGGCGGTCGTTATCGAACTTATCCACGTAGAAAAACTGGAGGTTGTTGTCGCTCAGGCTGCAGGAGAAAATAAGCTCCGCGTGTGCGTTGTTCGGCCCCACGTAGTTGCGGTACAACCGATAGCCCTCGAAGTCGTACTCCTTGTACACGCCCTCGGGGTCCAGGTCCGGGTGCTGCTTCAGGAACGAGTAATAGGCGTCCGGCGTGCGCAGGTTGACATCGCTCCAGGTCAGGGTGACCTGGCGGTCGCCCGGGATGATGGTCAGCGAGGGCGACACCGGCGTGGAGGGCGTGATGAACCCGCTCTCGTACACGGTCTGCGCCACCTCGGCGTAGCGCTCCAGCGGGGCGAACGCCTGCTGCATCACCGGGGCGTCGATGTTGGCGATGTCTGCGGTCGGCGCCACCAGGGGCTTGACGCCCGGGTAGGCGAACATCATCACCATTTCCATGCTGACCGTGTCCCGCGGCGCGATGTCGTGCAGCTCACCGTAGATCGGGGCCAGACAGGCCTGCATGTACTCTCCGCCCAGACCCCAGAGCCACTTCTCGTAGCACTGGTCCGAGGGCAGGATCAGCCCCGGCCAGAATGTGAGCTGGCGGCCGGTGTACGGGTTGATCCGGTCGGAGGTGAACGCTTGCGGGTTCTCGCCCAGGCAGAACTTGTAGCGGTCCTTCTGGTTGTAATCGGAGCGGACTATTCCCCAAGGGGCGCTGATTCCGAACTCGCTGGTGACATCGATGTGCGCGTTGCGCAGGGTGGCGGTCTCGCCGTGGATCGAGGGCGCGCGCAGCACCTTGTAGCCCATGAGCGGCGGCTCCTGGGGGCTGAAGCTGCTGATCGTGGGCTGCTTGCACCAGTAGCCCACTATCTCCCTGGACGGCTGGAAAGCCCAGCCGGCGTTGTAGTCGCTGCTTCCGAAACCGACCTGCCGCATGTAGGGAATGAAAATGGCTCCCTTGAACGTGTAGCCGCTGGGACAGCGCTCGCCCAGCCGGCGATAGTTGCCCGTGGCGTTGAACCGCAGGTACTCGGACACGTTCTGGAACAGGATATTGATGTAAACCATGTTCGCACTTTCCCCGTAGTCGAGGAAATGGAACGAGTATCCGCTGTACATGCACGGAGGAGTGCCGTATCCGTAGGTGCACGCGACATCGCCGTAGTGCACGAACATGGTCTCGGCGCCGTAGACCATCGGCTCGCCGGAGGCGGAGCGGCCCCAGCGGCCCTCGATCGGCCAATCGGCCAGCTCGCCGGCGTCGGCCGAGGACCAGACCCGGTCGTAGGGCACGTCCCCCAGCCGCTCGATGTTGGGCTCGCTCGTGGCGAGCGCCATCACCTCATCATAGTTGAAACCCGAGGCGTGCAGGAACACCGGCCCCGACCCGCCGTCCGGCGGCATGATCGTGTCGTTGGCGAAAGCGTCGGTGCCCAGGGTGTCGCGGGTTATCATGTAGGTGACCAGCCCGCAGTCGTTGTAGATGAAGTTGCCCGATCCGGTGGGGAACTGGATCGTGTTGTTGGCTGCGGCGTACCAGGGGCCTGCCCAGCCGCCCCCGCCGACCCGACCGATCCCGAGCCCCGCATTGTTGCCGCGCGGGACCCGCTGCTGGCGCATCTCGGAATGCAGCGATCCCGCCGCCAGGCAAAGCAATGAGGTCAGGGTCAGCGTAATGGAAATCTTTCTGTTTATTCGCATATTATTTCTCCCGCTTGTCGGCTGTTTAGATTTGTGGGCCTGCAACAGCCGCAGCTCAGAAGCTGAAGTCGACTCCGGCGCGGATCTGCCGGGCGGTGCCCCAATTGCGCTTGTCCATCGTGCTCATCATAACCGCATTGGCCAGCGCGCCCATTCCGGCTTCCTCGTCGGTCAGGACCCCATCGCCGTTGAAATCGGCCTGGAACCGCGCGCGGCGCTCCCAGTCACCCTCGGCGAGCTGGTTCCACTGCAAGTCGGCCCCACCGGTGATATGCAGGTAGCTCTCAAGCCGGTAGTCCTTGGGGTAGGCGGCTTTGTCCCGGCGGTTGAGCGCGTTGAACACCTCGGCGAAGACCTGCACGCGGCGGGTCCGGCCCAGGCCCAGGTTCTTGCTGAAGCGCAGGTCGAGGTTGGAGTACCAGCGGCCGCGATAGGCCATCGGCACGCCGGGGGCGTCACCGCCGGGGGTGCCGCTGTTGAGCTGGTAGACCGCGTAGAGACCGAACTCCCGGAGCACGGGGCTGAGCCACTTGCCGGCCTGGACATCCAGCGGGAACTGGTAGTTGAGCTGTGCGGTCAGCTTGTGGGTCTGGTCCCCGGAGCCAGGGCGCAGCTCGTCCGGCGGCAGGTTCATCGAGTTCGAGGCCGCGTCGTAGCCCCGGCTGCCCAGCTCGTTGTCGCCGGTGGTGCGGACGAACTGCATGGTGTAGATCAGGTTGTAGGAGAAGTTGTTCGAGAAGCGCTTCTTCAGGGTCAGGTCGAAGCCCTTCACGTTGCCGTTGTCACGGTTGGAGTAGCCGCTCATCCAGTTGCGCACCCGCTGCTCGCTGTGCCACAGCCACTGGTCGATGAAGAATGTGTTGCTGGAAACGTCCCCGTTGATGTCCCGGTAGTAGGTGACCAGGTCGAGGACCATGTCGTTGTTCACCAGGTAGCTCAGGCCCGCCTCGAACGCGTCCGTGCGGCTGTAGCCCAGACCGCCCGGGTTGGCGTTGCCGCCGTACTCCTGGTAGTTGAACAGCACGTTGAAACTGGGGATCTGGGTGAACGCGCCGTAGCTGAAACGAAGCTGCGAGCGGTCGGTCACCGGGAACCCGACGTTGAAACGCGGCGACACCTCGGTGAACACGGTCGGGCTGACACTCTGGCCGAAGGGATCGCTCTGGTTGATTCCCCAGTTGTCCACCGGCTGGAACTGGTCCCAGCGCACGCCGTAGTCGAAGACGAAATCGCCCAGGTCGGTGCGGTTCTGGAGGTAGGCCGCGAACAGCTTGGGCTGGTAACGGAACTCGCCCATCTCGTTGCGCTTGGTGACATGCTGACGGACCCGGAACATGTCGTTGTCGTAGTCCGAGATCTGCACACCCAGCTTGGCCCGGTTGGTCCGGTTCCACTGGAAATCGACATCCATCTTGTAGTTGTTCTGCCACTCACGGCTGTAGCGGTACTGCAGGGTGTAGATCGAGTAGGTGTCCACCAGGAACGGCGTCTCGTAGCGCTCCCCGTCGTGGTTCTCGAACGCGCCGTCCGGGTACCAGTCCAGGGTCTCCAATCCCTGCTGGATCTCGCGGTTCGGGTAGCGCTCCACCTCGAAACGCAGGTCGTGGGCATCCCAGCTCATGAACGTGCTCTCGCGCTTCCAGTCCGCGGCCTGCATGGAGGAGTTGATCTCGTTGGTGCGGAAGCGGCTGTAGCGGAACTGCAGCAGCGCGTTCTGCCTGGAGTTCTGCAGGAAATTCCAGTCCCCGCCGAACAGCATGTTGTTGGCCCGGACACGGCGGCCCTGGCTCTGCGGGATGTACAGCTCCGTGCGGGAGGGCTCTTTGGCGAAGAACGGGCTGCGCCCCCAGGCGGCTTCCCACATCGGGTCGCCGCTCTTGCGGGTGACAATCCCGGTCTGGAAGTAGTCGCCGTCGCCCGCGGGGCCGCTGGGATAGGAGTTCTGGTTGCGGCTCCACTGGTTCAAGGCGATGATTTTCAGACTGGGGATCGGGCTGTAGGTGATCTTGCCGTTGGCCAGGGTGCGGTCGCCCCAGTTGCCGGGCAGACGCACCGGGTTGGACGGGCTGAACAGTGACAGGCCGCCGCCGGTGCGCGAGGCGTAGAACTCGTGACCGGTCTTGAACATGTCCAGGGTGTAGGCCGGCTTGCGCAGCCCGAGGACCGGGTCGTTGGCCACTGCGGCGTTCAGGTAGTCGACGAAGTCTTCGTTGATCCCGCGGAAGCCCTCATCCGCATGAGTCGGGGTGCGGTCGGCCTCGCCCTGGATCTCGCCGGTGCCCTGGAAATAGAGGTTCGGCACACCCGGGATCGGGCCGCCGATAGTGGTGACGAGCTGGTTGTAGCCGTAGTCCGCGGTGCGAGGGTTCATCTCGTCGGTGGTGAACCGCACTCTGCCGCTGAGCTGCGGGCCGCCCTCCTTGGTGACGATATTGATGATGCCGGACTGGGCGTTGCCGTATTCGGCCTGGAACCCGCCGGTGAGGATATCCACCTCCTCGATCGCCTCGGTGGAAAGCTCCAGCGGGCTGACATCCTGGCCCTGGGCGCCGGTCTCGACGCTGTTGTCGTCCGTGCGGTCGGCCAGTGCGGTCTGGTTGCGCACCGGCATCCCGTCGACCACCATCATCTCCTGGCCGATGCGGCCGCCGCGGATGCGCACCCCGCGGGCCAGCGCGCCCTGGCCGCCCGTGACCACGCCGGCCTGCTGGACCAGCAGGTCCTCGAGCACGGTGGCCGGGGTCTCGACCAGGCTCTCGGTGGTCAGGCGATGCTTGGTGACAGTGTTGTCGCGCGGCGCGAGTATCTCACTCTCGCCCTCGATCGTGATCCCTTCCAACTGGACCACGGTGCTGCTGAGATTGGCGTTGACCGTGATGGTCTGGCCGGCCAGGATCAGTTGCTCCCTGATCGTGACTTTCTGGTAGCCGGTGTAGTTGAACGAGATGTCCCGACGGCCGGGCGGGACGTTCAGGATAAAATAGTAGCCGTCGGCGTTGGTGATGTTGCCCAGGCGCGTGCCCTCGATGACCACCTGCACGCCCTGCAGCGGAGTGCCGGTCTCCTTGTCCCGCACCGTGCCCTCCACCTTGGAGGTGGAAAGCTGGGCCTGAAGGCTGGCCGCAAACAGGGCAAGCCCCACAAGGACGGCCTTTAGAAGCCCGTTAACCTTGGATTGTTGCATAGTTCCCCCATGGAATTTGGAAAAGACTCGGGCAGACGACTCCGGTGTTATTGTTTCATAGGCCCTCCTGTCCCGGACCGTTGCCGCGGCAAGGTCCCTCAAGGTTCCGGGGTGACAGTCGTTCCACCGCATCCGTCTGCGTTTCCCTGCCGGTTCCCTGCCCCAGAAGGCCGGACAGCGCCCCCACAAATTCCTGCAGGTCGAGCGGCTTGCGGATGAAAGCACAGGCCCCCGCGGCCAGGGCGGCCTCGCGGACAGCCTCATCCTCCAGGCCGGTCAGGAGGATCGTTTTCACCTCCCGGTCCAGGCTGCGCAGCCGACTGAGCACCTCCAGGCCATTCAGCCCGGGCATGCAGTAATCCGTGACCACGATCCTGTACCTGCCGCAGCGCCATCGTTCGAGCGCCCGGGCAGGGTCGGAGCAGGAGGCCGCAGACAGCCCGTTGAAAGCCAGCAGGCGAATGGCTTTTTTCAGGAATGCACGGTCATCGTCGATCAGCAGGATGTCTTTCGCGTTTCGCCCCAATTTGCCCGTTCCTCGCTCAGGTGGGTGACAGGGGGAATGCAGCGCTGTGTTTCAGGAGGCGGGGTCCAGAGACGGGTAATACAAGTCATATGCCGTTGTGGGCGGAATTGCGGAATTAGTTGTGCAACAGCGGAGTAATTATATTTCAGGGATTAACGGGGCGTTAAAATGCGGATGATTATCAGCCAGTGAATGAAAATCGACCGGATGAAATTCATTCAGCCGTGGCGGAATGCTTGTCGAGCTTCAGGCGCAAGGTGCTGCGGGTAATGCCGAGGTATTCGGCGGCGTGGGACTTGTTGCCGCCGAACATGTCCAGGATCCTGCGGATAATAACCAGTTCGGCGCCCTCGAGGGAGAAACCCTTCTCCGGCAGGGTGACCAGCACCGCCCGTTCCGGGTCGCGTGCGCCGGAGCCCGCCGGCTGGGCGGTCGCGGCGGGCCACAGGAAATCCAGGTGCCCGGGCTGCAGGGTTTCGGCGTCGTGGATCAGCACCACCCGCTCGATCGTGTTCTCCAACTCGCGAACATTGCCCGGCCAGGGGTATCTCTCCAGCAGGTTCAACGCTTCCGGGCTGATCACGCGGAAACGGCGCTTGCGGCTCTCGGCGAAACGGGCCATGAACATGAAAGCCAGTTTCCCGATCTCCTCCCGGCGCTCGCGCAGGGGGCTCAGATGTATCCGCCCGATATTCAGGCGGTAGTACAGGTCACGGCGGAAAGCCCCGCTCTCGACCATCGCGGCCAGGTCGCGGTTGGAGGTGCAGATCACGCGCAGGTCCAGGCTGATTTTCTTCAGCCCGCCCACCCGGTAGAACTCCCTTTCCTGGAGCACTCGCAGCAGCTTGGGCTGAAGGTTCAGGGGCATCTCTGCGATCTCGTCCAGGAACAGAGTCCCACCCCGGGCCAGCTCCAGCTTGCCCATCTGCCCGCCCGTGCGGGCCCCGGTGAAAGCCCCGCGCTCGTACCCGAAAAGCTCGCTCTCAAAGAGCGAGGGTGAGATCGCCGCGCAGTTGATCGCCACGAAAGGCGTGGTCACTCCCCCGGCGCCGTAGTGGATCATGCGGGCCACGATCTCCTTGCCCGTTCCGGTCTCGCCCTCGATCAGCACCGGGATGTGACGGTCCTGGTGCAGGCGCTGGGCCATATCGACCACTTCCTGCATCGCGCTCGAAAAAATGCCCACCCGTGCCACTCCGGCCGCCTCGGCGAAAGCGCTGAGCAGTTCGTCCATCTGACGGTGGGTGTCGCGGGTGGCCTCGGCGACACGCTCCTCGAAGTGGTGGGTCAACTCGAAATTCTCGTGGATCAGGGACCGATGCTCGGCGCTTCGACGGACAATGGCCTCCAGCTCCACCAGGTCCACCGGCTTGTTCAGGTAATCGTAGGCCCCCTCGCGCAGGGCCGTGATGGCGGATTCCATGTCCCCGTGGGCCGTGATCAGCAGCACATCCGTGGAACCGCCCTCCGGGCCGCTCTTGATCCGCCGCAGCAGCTCGATGCCGTCCATGCCCGGCATCCGGATGTCGGTCAGGACCATCGGGAAAGGCCGCTGCCTGAACAGGGCCAGCGCCTCCTCCCCCGAGCCGCACTGGGTCACCTCGTGGCCCAGTTCGCGCTCCAGGTGGGACGAGATCACCCGGCGTCCCTGCGGCTCGTCATCCACAAACAGTATCCGCATCTCAGCTCTCCTTACCGTCACTGTGCCCGGACAGCTTCAGCTCGATCCGGAACGTCGCACCACCCAAGTAGTTATTCCAGAAAGAAACGCTCCCCCCGAGCCCCTGCACGAAACGTCTGACTATGGCCAGACCCAATCCCATACCCTCCCCCGGTTTCTTGGTCGAATAGAACGGATCGAAAATCTTGTCCCCGTCCCCCTCCGGTATGCCCGTGCCGTTGTCGCGCACTTCAAGGCAGGCCAATGTCCCCTCCCGGAGCAGCGACACCTCGATCCTTTTATCTGTCTTACCGCTCTCGTCCAGGGCGTGCATGGCGTTGAGCACCAGATTCAGCACAATCTGTTCCAGATGCACCCGGTTTCCGCGCACGAACAGGGAGGGTCCGTGCAGGTCGACAGCCAGGCGGACGCCGTGGTTGGTGAGCTGGCGGTCGATCAGCGACAGGGCGCTGCGCACGGCTGCGTTCACCTCCAGCTCGTCCTGATTCTGCTGACGGGAGGGGACCCAGTAGGAGCGCATGTGATGGATTATGCCGTCGATCCGTGAGACGCTGCGCGTGATCGAGCGCAGCCAGCCGCTGAATTCCTCGGGCAGCAGCCCGTGGTTGCGGCGGTCCCAGAGCAGCACGCTGTCGGCGGTGACCTTGATGTCGTTGAGCGGCTGGTTGATCTCGTGCGTGATCCCGGCCGCCATCACTCCGATCGAGGCCAGACGGGAAGCGCGCTCGGCCATCTGCAGCGCGTCCGCCCGCTGCTTCTCGGCCTCCAGCATGGCGCAGGAGTTGGAATAGCGCAGCCAGGCGTTGACAATCATGTCCGCCGCGGTCTTGAGCAGTTCCACCTCCTCGTACTGCCAGACCGCCGGTGCGGAGCGGCTGAATATGATCAGACCGTCCACCGACCGCCGCGTGGCGACCGGGAACACGCAGGCCGCCCCGATACCCCGCCCGGCGAACCATTCGCTCCATTCCGGATCGCCCGGGCGCCCGGGCTCGTAAACCACGCACCAGTCCCGTGCCACCGCCCTGACCAGTGATTCGGGTGGAATGTCCACCGGGCTGGAGGGGTCGTTCCAGGCTTTTTCCGCCACGTTCAGCAGAAGGACCGGCCAGTTCTGCTCATCGTTCAGGGGGGTCAGGTTCTGCAGGCTCACCTTGTCCAGAGACATCCGGCGGCCCAGCATTTCCAGCACTTCCAGCACCTCCTCACCCGTCGTGGAGGAGGTGTTCAGCCCCGAGGCGATCTCGGTCAGCAGGCTCTTGTAGCTCAAGGTCGCCTCCAGCCGGGAGTGCTCGCAGCGCAGCTTTTCCTCGGTCTTCATCAGCTCGGAGATTTTATCGCCGAGAAGGATGTTGGCCTCGCGCAGATCGTTGGTCCGGTGCACGACCAGGCGCTCCAGGTTGATATGCCGGTGCAGCGCGTATCCCAGCAGGCCGAGGATGATCAGGCTGCCCAGGCCGGCCACCACCTGGAAGCCGCTCTCCCTGTACCAGGGCTGCAGGACAGTGAACTCGAAGCTCGCGGGACTGGGGTCGGCGTTGTGGTTCACGTCCATCGAGCGCACCTCGAAATGGTGCGGCCCGGCGCTCATGCCCCTGAACTCCACCGTATTACCCGGCTGGAACACTGACCATTCCGACCTGTCCAGGCTGTAGGAATAGAGCAGACGCTCCGGACGGGTCTGCTTCCAGCGGTCGAAGCCGGAGAAAATCAGCGTGACATTGCCCTCGGGCGACACCTCCCGATGGTTCTTGTTCCTGGGAATGAATGTCTCGGGGGATTCGTGGTCGGCCTCAGGGCGGAAAAGCGAAACCCCCTGGATGGTCCCGGCCCAGACCCGCCCGCGGCTGTCCTCGAGGACACTGAAAGTCCCTGTGTTCGGCAGGCCGTCCTCCTCGGTGTTGTCGATCCAGGAGCCCTCGACATATCGGTGCACCCCGTCGCCCGAGGCTACCCAGACCGTGCCGTTCGAGCCGAGCTGGATCGAGCGGACAGCGGACAGTCCCGTGCGCACCTGCGTCCAGGTCCCGCCTTTCATCTCCCAGATGCCATGCCGCCCGCCGACCCAGACCCGCCCGGGCTCCAGCTCACACATGCAGAAAAAGCCGTTATCCAGAATCACCGGGGCGGCCTCCACATAGTGGAACCCGCTGCTGTCCAGGACCCCGGACACCCGCTCGGACTGGCCGGCGATCCACAGTCCGCCTCCGGACAACTCCAGTATGTAACGCAGGTTGCCCAGGTTCCAGTTTTCCCCCCGGTCTATCAGGGTGCGGAAAACACGGCCGTCGAACTCCTCGATCCGGAAGCACGGCGACTGCGGCGCGTCGAAAGTCTGCACCAGCAGCCGTCCGTCTTTCCCCGGGGCGATCAGTCCCATGTAGCGCCGCCCGTCCGCGGTCGAGTCGGCGTTGCGGTAGGTCAGCCGCTGGAAGCTTTCCGTCTCCGGATCGAAAGCCAGCAGGAACCGGTTGTAGGGGATAGTCCCCACCACGATCCGGCCATCCGGCAGCTCGCAGACCGATTGCGTGAAATAGGGCTGCGTACTCAGGCCCGCGGGGAGCCTGTACCTTTTCCAGACCTCACCGCTGTTCATCAGCAGAAGGTCTCCGGCGGCGAACCAGACCCTTCCGGCGCGGTCCTCCAGCATGGCATGCACCCGCAGGGTGACATCCGCCACCTCGAAAGGCGTCCGCCAGATCGAGGGTGTGTACCGCATCACCCCGTGGCTGCTGGTGAGCCAGAAAACACCGTCCGGCTGGACCGCCACCTCGCGCAGCTCGGCCGCCAGC is a window from the bacterium genome containing:
- a CDS encoding PorV/PorQ family protein, with product MRKAMAGQAIRAGVLLLLLAAMPLAAQGVPQQEYSGLDKYLGQGRLNNSSFVGVRAAEFLTIPVGARGIGMGGAYTATVDDISAVWWNPAGLGFLQKKEVMLTVVDYTMDLNYSFAAAAFPIADGNVVVGGFFGYLDIPDMEITTVANPGGTGSMFRAYDFQMGGSLAYNFSDRFTGGLNLKYIHQDVMNNIGGNAFAIDAGAIYHTEFMEREIKFAFAIQNLGTNITMGGPNLIRAVGAEDREGGMPSGYQDFSTDPYSIAERGERYMMLRTHTYRLPSSVKMALSYSLLSSEKVNWLATAEMLRPSYIPLSYAAGTEMNYSYDPFLSFAIRTGWMFQTDEFDDKSDQFGYEYYGNDDGAFRGFSIGGGVQRIFGTRKICFNYAYKNKGRLSADNFFTMSFGF
- a CDS encoding TonB-dependent receptor encodes the protein MQQSKVNGLLKAVLVGLALFAASLQAQLSTSKVEGTVRDKETGTPLQGVQVVIEGTRLGNITNADGYYFILNVPPGRRDISFNYTGYQKVTIREQLILAGQTITVNANLSSTVVQLEGITIEGESEILAPRDNTVTKHRLTTESLVETPATVLEDLLVQQAGVVTGGQGALARGVRIRGGRIGQEMMVVDGMPVRNQTALADRTDDNSVETGAQGQDVSPLELSTEAIEEVDILTGGFQAEYGNAQSGIINIVTKEGGPQLSGRVRFTTDEMNPRTADYGYNQLVTTIGGPIPGVPNLYFQGTGEIQGEADRTPTHADEGFRGINEDFVDYLNAAVANDPVLGLRKPAYTLDMFKTGHEFYASRTGGGLSLFSPSNPVRLPGNWGDRTLANGKITYSPIPSLKIIALNQWSRNQNSYPSGPAGDGDYFQTGIVTRKSGDPMWEAAWGRSPFFAKEPSRTELYIPQSQGRRVRANNMLFGGDWNFLQNSRQNALLQFRYSRFRTNEINSSMQAADWKRESTFMSWDAHDLRFEVERYPNREIQQGLETLDWYPDGAFENHDGERYETPFLVDTYSIYTLQYRYSREWQNNYKMDVDFQWNRTNRAKLGVQISDYDNDMFRVRQHVTKRNEMGEFRYQPKLFAAYLQNRTDLGDFVFDYGVRWDQFQPVDNWGINQSDPFGQSVSPTVFTEVSPRFNVGFPVTDRSQLRFSYGAFTQIPSFNVLFNYQEYGGNANPGGLGYSRTDAFEAGLSYLVNNDMVLDLVTYYRDINGDVSSNTFFIDQWLWHSEQRVRNWMSGYSNRDNGNVKGFDLTLKKRFSNNFSYNLIYTMQFVRTTGDNELGSRGYDAASNSMNLPPDELRPGSGDQTHKLTAQLNYQFPLDVQAGKWLSPVLREFGLYAVYQLNSGTPGGDAPGVPMAYRGRWYSNLDLRFSKNLGLGRTRRVQVFAEVFNALNRRDKAAYPKDYRLESYLHITGGADLQWNQLAEGDWERRARFQADFNGDGVLTDEEAGMGALANAVMMSTMDKRNWGTARQIRAGVDFSF
- a CDS encoding response regulator, with the protein product MGRNAKDILLIDDDRAFLKKAIRLLAFNGLSAASCSDPARALERWRCGRYRIVVTDYCMPGLNGLEVLSRLRSLDREVKTILLTGLEDEAVREAALAAGACAFIRKPLDLQEFVGALSGLLGQGTGRETQTDAVERLSPRNLEGPCRGNGPGQEGL
- a CDS encoding sigma-54 dependent transcriptional regulator: MRILFVDDEPQGRRVISSHLERELGHEVTQCGSGEEALALFRQRPFPMVLTDIRMPGMDGIELLRRIKSGPEGGSTDVLLITAHGDMESAITALREGAYDYLNKPVDLVELEAIVRRSAEHRSLIHENFELTHHFEERVAEATRDTHRQMDELLSAFAEAAGVARVGIFSSAMQEVVDMAQRLHQDRHIPVLIEGETGTGKEIVARMIHYGAGGVTTPFVAINCAAISPSLFESELFGYERGAFTGARTGGQMGKLELARGGTLFLDEIAEMPLNLQPKLLRVLQEREFYRVGGLKKISLDLRVICTSNRDLAAMVESGAFRRDLYYRLNIGRIHLSPLRERREEIGKLAFMFMARFAESRKRRFRVISPEALNLLERYPWPGNVRELENTIERVVLIHDAETLQPGHLDFLWPAATAQPAGSGARDPERAVLVTLPEKGFSLEGAELVIIRRILDMFGGNKSHAAEYLGITRSTLRLKLDKHSATAE